In Deinococcus radiophilus, a single window of DNA contains:
- a CDS encoding type II toxin-antitoxin system death-on-curing family toxin, whose product MIYFTEAEILYFHDRVLAQFGGTPGVRDRGLLRSALEQPAMSVFGQETHPTPELKAAAYLYHLARNHPFIDGNKRTAYTAMALFLRLNAIRFQANEDELFDLTLAVANGQMSKAEIAMWIAERR is encoded by the coding sequence ATGATCTATTTTACTGAAGCGGAGATTCTCTACTTCCACGACCGCGTCTTAGCCCAGTTCGGTGGAACGCCAGGTGTCCGGGATAGAGGCTTGCTCCGCTCCGCCCTAGAACAGCCGGCCATGAGTGTCTTTGGGCAGGAGACCCATCCCACGCCAGAGCTGAAAGCGGCTGCTTACCTGTACCATTTGGCGCGGAATCATCCTTTTATCGATGGGAACAAGCGCACAGCCTATACGGCCATGGCCCTGTTTTTGCGCCTAAACGCAATACGGTTTCAGGCCAATGAGGACGAACTGTTCGATTTGACGTTGGCCGTTGCCAATGGCCAGATGAGCAAGGCGGAGATCGCTATGTGGATAGCCGAGCGGCGCTGA